From Oncorhynchus keta strain PuntledgeMale-10-30-2019 chromosome 25, Oket_V2, whole genome shotgun sequence, one genomic window encodes:
- the LOC118357910 gene encoding proline rich transmembrane protein 1B isoform X3, whose product MTASTPSEEPPPYSPPDPKMTYIIYPPQPPHYPGPPVIACQPGPNQPAFYQAQFMPSPSYPPNTIYMSGPPLGDEQPPLPKDYMVESLLVTIFCCLMSGLIALLYSYETRAALARGDMREAERASQKARLLVLFSLMFGVFVCVGWIIYVVISLCA is encoded by the exons ATGACAGCATCCACCCCATCAGAAGAGCCCCCACCCTACAGCCCACCTGACCCCAAGATGACCTATATTATCTATCCCCCACAACCACCTCACTACCCAGGACCCCCTGTCATAGCCTGCCAGCCAGGACCCAACCAGCCAGCCTTCTACCAGGCCCAGTTCATGCCTTCACCCAGCTACCCTCCCAACACCATA TACATGAGCGGCCCTCCACTGGGGGACGAGCAGCCTCCCCTGCCCAAGGACTACATGGTGGAGTCCCTGCTGGTCACCATCTTCTGCTGCCTTATGAGTGGCCTCATCGCCCTTTTGTACTCATATGAG ACCCGTGCTGCTCTGGCCAGAGGGGAcatgagggaggcagagagggctTCCCAGAAGGCCCGTTTGCTGGTGTTGTTCAGCCTGATGTTTGGGGTGTTTGTTTGTGTGGGATGGATCATATATGTAGTGATATCTCTCTGTGCATAA
- the LOC118357910 gene encoding uncharacterized protein LOC118357910 isoform X2, giving the protein MDPVIQPPGRESQALSSGRTAGQEGNSGTQDLVGRTSLPVQTTHLSSNSDNVHTVCPPVPKADSTFAACPPYRAHSDSDGRLTREELLSQTDLAGGTPSTVYQPQISSVQPDMTASTPSEEPPPYSPPDPKMTYIIYPPQPPHYPGPPVIACQPGPNQPAFYQAQFMPSPSYPPNTIYMSGPPLGDEQPPLPKDYMVESLLVTIFCCLMSGLIALLYSYEIQTTQSPSHCTLPYPTWTRGIPM; this is encoded by the exons ATGGACCCAG TCATTCAACCACCCGGCCGTGAGAGCCAGGCCCTGTCCAGTGGGAGGACAGCAGGGCAGGAGGGAAACTCAGGAACCCAAGACCTTGTTGGACGTACAAGCTTACCTGTCCAAACCACTCATCTGTCATCCAACAGTGACAATGTCCACACTGTCTGTCCTCCAGTGCCTAAGGCAGACAGTACTTTTGCTGCCTGTCCGCCATACAGAGCTCACAGTGACAGTGATGGGAGGTTAACCAGGGAGGAGCTGCTAAGCCAGACAGACCTGGCAGGAGGGACACCCTCGACTGTGTATCAGCCACAGATCTCCTCGGTCCAACCAGACATGACAGCATCCACCCCATCAGAAGAGCCCCCACCCTACAGCCCACCTGACCCCAAGATGACCTATATTATCTATCCCCCACAACCACCTCACTACCCAGGACCCCCTGTCATAGCCTGCCAGCCAGGACCCAACCAGCCAGCCTTCTACCAGGCCCAGTTCATGCCTTCACCCAGCTACCCTCCCAACACCATA TACATGAGCGGCCCTCCACTGGGGGACGAGCAGCCTCCCCTGCCCAAGGACTACATGGTGGAGTCCCTGCTGGTCACCATCTTCTGCTGCCTTATGAGTGGCCTCATCGCCCTTTTGTACTCATATGAG ATCCAGACGACACAATCGCcgtcgcactgcacactgccctatcccacatggacaagaggaatacctatgtga
- the LOC118358196 gene encoding tumor necrosis factor ligand superfamily member 6-like, whose product MIMTAAANEEVRCEIRCHRAKSDRILYSRVSRRDKVLSVCLTRFAAFVSVLLSCAALLLHAYQHKAADNQLTSAGSYSIGSLQQQQVRTNPSAHLTAPASFNHSKREYLEWEDKLGLAHLSDFEYDDGDLIVPKDGVYEVYLQITFRRPSHFVCSKEDPVFILSQRVILFAMNYQNDRELLTASDTVYCSQPPGSEGCVEEDSVVPYWEKSPRTSGVFKLKAGDRLRVSNEDRYHELMLLQEDKTFFGAHLI is encoded by the exons ATGATCATGACAGCCGCTGCCAATGAAGAGGTTCGCTGTGAGATCCGGTGTCATCGTGCGAAGAGTGACAGGATTCTTTATTCCCGGGTGAGCCGCAGAGATAAAGTGCTGTCTGTGTGCCTCACTCGGTTCGCTGCGTTTGTCTCTGTACTTCTGTCGTGTGCTGCACTACTGCTACACGCATATCAACATAAAGCAGCGGACAACCAG CTCACTTCAGCGGGAAGCTATTCTATAG GCAGTCTTCAGCAGCAGCAAGTTAGAACCAATCCAAGTGCTCATCTGACAG CTCCAGCCTCATTTAATCATTCGAAGAGGGAATACCTTGAATGGGAGGACAAACTTGGACTTGCTCACCTCAGCGACTTTGAGTATGATGACGGCGACCTCATCGTGCCGAAAGATGGCGTGTACGAGGTTTACCTGCAGATCACCTTCCGAAGACCTAGTCACTTTGTGTGTAGCAAAGAGGACCCTGTTTTCATCCTCTCCCAGAGGGTGATCCTGTTTGCAATGAACTACCAGAATGACAGAGAACTCCTAACAGCATCTGACACAGTGTACTGCAGTCAGCCCCCTGGCTCAGAGGGCTGCGTGGAGGAGGACTCAGTGGTTCCTTACTGGGAAAAGTCTCCACGCACATCCGGAGTGTTTAAACTAAAAGCTGGGGACAGGCTTAGAGTGAGTAACGAGGACAGGTACCATGAGTTGATGCTCCTTCAAGAAGACAAGACATTTTTTGGGGCACATCTCATTTGA
- the LOC118357910 gene encoding proline rich transmembrane protein 1B isoform X1 translates to MDPVIQPPGRESQALSSGRTAGQEGNSGTQDLVGRTSLPVQTTHLSSNSDNVHTVCPPVPKADSTFAACPPYRAHSDSDGRLTREELLSQTDLAGGTPSTVYQPQISSVQPDMTASTPSEEPPPYSPPDPKMTYIIYPPQPPHYPGPPVIACQPGPNQPAFYQAQFMPSPSYPPNTIYMSGPPLGDEQPPLPKDYMVESLLVTIFCCLMSGLIALLYSYETRAALARGDMREAERASQKARLLVLFSLMFGVFVCVGWIIYVVISLCA, encoded by the exons ATGGACCCAG TCATTCAACCACCCGGCCGTGAGAGCCAGGCCCTGTCCAGTGGGAGGACAGCAGGGCAGGAGGGAAACTCAGGAACCCAAGACCTTGTTGGACGTACAAGCTTACCTGTCCAAACCACTCATCTGTCATCCAACAGTGACAATGTCCACACTGTCTGTCCTCCAGTGCCTAAGGCAGACAGTACTTTTGCTGCCTGTCCGCCATACAGAGCTCACAGTGACAGTGATGGGAGGTTAACCAGGGAGGAGCTGCTAAGCCAGACAGACCTGGCAGGAGGGACACCCTCGACTGTGTATCAGCCACAGATCTCCTCGGTCCAACCAGACATGACAGCATCCACCCCATCAGAAGAGCCCCCACCCTACAGCCCACCTGACCCCAAGATGACCTATATTATCTATCCCCCACAACCACCTCACTACCCAGGACCCCCTGTCATAGCCTGCCAGCCAGGACCCAACCAGCCAGCCTTCTACCAGGCCCAGTTCATGCCTTCACCCAGCTACCCTCCCAACACCATA TACATGAGCGGCCCTCCACTGGGGGACGAGCAGCCTCCCCTGCCCAAGGACTACATGGTGGAGTCCCTGCTGGTCACCATCTTCTGCTGCCTTATGAGTGGCCTCATCGCCCTTTTGTACTCATATGAG ACCCGTGCTGCTCTGGCCAGAGGGGAcatgagggaggcagagagggctTCCCAGAAGGCCCGTTTGCTGGTGTTGTTCAGCCTGATGTTTGGGGTGTTTGTTTGTGTGGGATGGATCATATATGTAGTGATATCTCTCTGTGCATAA